In the genome of Harpia harpyja isolate bHarHar1 chromosome 8, bHarHar1 primary haplotype, whole genome shotgun sequence, the window GGAAGTGTTTAAGACACCTGCCTGTCCCTCTCCTGTAAGAACTCTACTACCTGAATTAAGCTTAAAAAGCCACAGTTAAAGTTGCTGGCCTTAAGGCAATTAAGGATTAACCTGCAGTTTGTTCCTCTTCACCACTTCTTTAACGTTTTAAGATCTTAATATCTCGCATCAGAATGACTTTACCAATGAGTATAAGGAGTTTTTAGCTTCCCTGTCAGCATTGCCTGTGCATCCCTATCTGCTTGGGCAGCTACACAATGATGTCAGAGTCCTTTCTACCATTCCAGCCTTATCCACTGCATTGTACTAACTACGTTTATGTTCCACAGGATCCTAAAGAAATGGTGCAAAGACTGCTTTACTGTTGTCTTTAAACAGAGATTACTGGGAATAATTCAGCCACAGAAACTACATAAAATACAGGACTAACGTTCTCACTCCAAGAAGTACCTTATGATTTTTAATGTTGATGCAGCACTGGGAAACTTGGAGGTGGTGTCCTGGATATACAGCATGAGGTAGAAGGTCTGCCTATCTTAAAGGGCAGGGAAttctaatgaaacaaaaatgttttatgctTCTTTCAAGAGGAATGCAGGATACAATGGTAGTGTTTGGACCTTGCAATGCTTGTTTCTGCAGTGTCTCTCATTCTGCAATGTTGCAAGTGTCAGTGCAAAACCTTATGGGAGGGGACAGTGACTGTTTTAAAACTTCGCAGTCACTGACACACTCATATCCACATAATCACCAAAATGCATGAGTCAGCCCAGCACTCATGCACCAAAATGCTTGTGTCCAAGAGGTCTGTCAGGGATGCTCTGTGAAGACATAGAGGATGAGGGATGCTAGCTATTGTGTCCTCGCATTGCCTGCATTCTTCTTGGATTGGTAGCCTTACTGCTCGTTTTGGAAGTAACATTTTGTACCCTTTGGGAGCTAGCTGTGATCAGTCTCCCCATCCTACCCCACCTCTGTGAAGCATtaggatttatttgtttttctttgtctcctgACCTGGGTGTCCTGAGAAGCTGCACATTGCTGTACTGGGATCTTAGTGACCTGCTAAGCTAAGTGTCAATAACATGCCGTTCTCAATAACccttctgttcttccttctgGCTTTCCATACTGCTGTGTTCCTGTTCATTCTCCAGTCATACCAATCAGTTTTTCCTGTTACGGTTCTCTGCTTAGcttgtatgtgtgtgcatgtgtgtaccaGAGCTGCACAAAGTGAACAATTTCCTATTGGGCAAAATTTGACCAGCTGCATCTACTCATCATGTTACAAACACAGTAACAAACTGCACTAACCCTGAAACAACCTTAATGTGTTGTATTTACACAAGTTTTCGATCTGTCAGTCCTCCTAGTTCACATTGTAAAAATTAAGCACCATTTTTCATGCtaacttagaaaatattttattttatgtccAAGCAGAGatctaatttctttcaaaaacagaacTCTTACCCTAATATGGGGAGGAAACCTACATGAAAAAAACTATACTTTTCATGGAGAAGTGAAAATTGAAATGAATAAGGAGTGGAAAAATTTCTGTGCTAAATTAAGTTTACTTAGCGCAGAAGACTGCAAAAACATCCTTGACTGTCCCAAATGGCAGAATACAAAAGAGCAGAGCAGAATACAAAGGAGATAATGTGTTACAAAAACATTAGACCCTTGAATGTCTTTCCCTTAGCAACTTTTAGTGTAACCTCTCCcttcataaagaaaaatctttcatgcTCTTCTGTTTCTGATGAGAATAACTGGCAGGGCCACACGTTAAATGCTAAGTCCTGTGCCTTTCTGACCACTTCATCAGTATTCTGCTCAGTAACTTAACTCCTTTCAGAGCTATTTTAATATTGCAGACTCTTTAGCAGTTTCAAAGGTATGCTTTAAAATgtgttaaggaaaaaaggaatcaaaTTAGTTTATCACAAAAGTGTTTTCTCCTTCAGGTATGTAATTTCTTCCCACACACATTCACCCACCCTATCCATCTTCTAAATTACTAGGACATGGTGTCCATGACAGGTTGCATCAAGCCTTGTCTGACAGTTTCTAGGTCTGCTCTTCTGTGGCTCTACAGGATTGCAAGAGCTGCCCAAGACTGGAAGTGTTCCAGCAGGGTGTTCAATTTATTTCTACATCCCTTAGGTCCAGAGGGCTTTCAGATCATGGGGTTTCTATGCATAGAAAAATCGGTTCCAGGTATGTTTCAGAGGTGCTTTTAAGCATTGggtagctatttttttttcttcctgaaccCTGTTGATTTTTGATTCATAAGTTGAGTTGTCAGGCAGAGGGCCCCAATAAAATGTTTAAACCTTCCCTCCCAGTAATTTCAGAGAGGTTTCCTCTGTGATATGGAAGGCATACACAAAATAGATGATGGTGCAGGCCCGTTTAATGGTCTTATTTGTAGTACTCTGGGGTCATCTACATAATTCACTAGGGACCTCATCTCTTTTCCGGTAATGCAGCACTCACTTCTTCAGACTATTAAAGCTGTTCAAGCACATGTTACCATCCTTAGGCACACTCTGTAGGCATGATAGGGCTTCTCAAACAAAAAGAGAATGAAGTTAAATCCCTTTGAGAAGTTGGATTTAGACTGGCAAAATCGGTGCTGACACAAAAGTGGTTAACATCTTCCTGCAGCAAAATGTTCTTGTTTCCCTGTTGATGTTGCCAGTGTGAATGGTGTCTGTCAGAGTGCCCAGTCTCCTCCCCGGTGGTGTATTGGCTGGGAAAGGCAATACCTTCCCTGTCTCACAGTGAGGTGATGATGAACTGCCTGGTTACTTCTACATCTGTCATCTGTACGATTTAATTAGACTGGTCAGGTGAAGGTGCAACACAGTGGGATGCTCTGTCACGCTTCTGATGTACTTTCTTCTGCTCCTGGCCTTGCTCACTGCCCAGCATTTCAAAAACTTCAGAGAAAGCCTGCTCTGTTCGGCAGCTCTTCGTGTGTCTGAACACCTTGCAGAGCTCTTTGGGAAGTAGGTTTGGATGAGAAGGGGTTATCTCGTTAACCAGGGTTATTTCAAACTTCAGCCTGAAAATTTAAGAACCTATGTAGTGGGGACAGGGCCATATATAAAGAAATGGTAACTAGAGGCATCTGGATCTGCCAGACAGCTCAGGATTAGCCAGCTTCCTGTCTTCCCTATCCCCCTGCTACTGTGTAAAGCATTTTCTGGTCAAGGGGATGGCCAGTGCACCGGGAAAGGCAATGGCTATGGTTCACGCCTGCAGCTCTACAGGACAAGGTGTATCTCACCCATCCGTACTTGCAGAGCAGGTTGATTTGCAGATTGGTGGTCAAGAAAAGATCTAAAAACTACAGCCTTTAGATGTAATGGCCCAGCACAGATTTTCACAAAAGAAAGGAGTGGTTTCAAGGTCCTCGGCCAGAGTTCCTGGACACATTCCAGCGCTCTGTGTGTGATACCTTCTGCTCTGGAGTTGACTGCCTTTCTGAGGTACTGGACGTGGATGGCAAAGCACGACGTGAAGGTGGCTTTGTAGCAATGCTTTGTGCTCATTGCTCCCTTCTTCCAGAGGAGAACACCTGGTTTGCCTTTTGATGAGGTAATCGGGGGAGGTATGGAAGTGATGAGGCCAACATCTTGCAGGAAGTCAGCAGAGGCTGCAAATCTGTCCTGAGCTTTTTATACTGCCCTTCCCAGACCTGAATGCAACCGTCTACAATGTAATGTCAAATGTAATACTACTCTGTGCCGACAAACAGCTGAGGAAACCAGCCCTGAGGAACTGGGATGGGAGAGAACACAGAGACTGGCAGGTAGCCGAAGCCTTCAAAGAGATGCAGCATCTTCAAGGAAGGGAGCAGGAGATGGAGCATCTGGGAGGAAGGAGCATAGGCAAACAGGATGATTAGGATTTGGCAAGGCCAGCAAAGAAAGGAGTGGGAGCTGTGCAGTATGTCCACGTGTAGCATTGCCAACACCGAGCTGCAGAAGACACTGGCATGTGCCTTTTTACATCCCTTGTTTCATGCACGtcttgaggaggaagaagcattCTGTTGTTGTGCAGGAAGTTTAGCAATGGCTGCTATTCTGCTCACAAAGGCAAAAGGCTACAGAGCAACACTGGTGGCCTTCAGACCTGGCGCTGAGGGGGGACTGAGTGCTGGACTTGCCCCTGATACCTGGCTCCCCTGTTTGCCGCAGCCAGTGCCATCACGAATATTCCAGGGAGTCCTACAGCATTAACAATCCACCCAGTTCCCTCTGCCTGTCCTtcacagacagacagaaatgCTGCTGCCTCTCAGCTGAGGCATCGCAAGGTGAGAATCCACCTGCATCACAGCCCTTCTGCCATGGCATAGGGTGGCAGAAGGAGATGTAAGGTCCCATAGTAAGTGTGCTTCTGCCCAGTGAAAAGTAGCCTTTATTTGTGCTGTTCAGTTTACCATGCTCACAGATGCGGGGTAAAACTTATCAAAACTGACAAGAGTCCCCAGGGCAGGGAACCAGAAAGGTCTCCCCCACATCATCAAACATACAGCAGCCTGGTGCTTGTCTTGCTGAGATGCTTAAATCATTATactcaaattaatttttaattatgttcGTTTTCTTCTTTGGCTctaggggttttctttttctttgcctcaCATTTCCAGAGGCATTCAGGGACGAGATGAGACCAGTGACTGGCAGGAAGAAATTCACTGATGTGTGGCCAGAATCATGAAGGAGGCTCAGGAGAATTCCTCACCTGGGCCTGGGAGAAAGAGCATCCCTGTTGGAGAAAGGTGTGGTTGGCATCAGAGCTGATGGGCTCCCACTCTGGTGCTTGAGGTGGTATGAAACCAAGGAAGGGTGGCATGAGTGATGCCAGGAAAGCAGAACAAGAAAGGTCACTGCTCTGTCTTGAGTTGAGATTGACTGTTTAGAGAGTAACAGAGCACAGCTGGATCAGTGGCATTTGAGATTGAAAAGCAGGATTGGTCCAGGATATATCTTCTACCTCCTGTTTGGTGTCATTCAGCAAGATGTATGTAGCAGCTGATGCTGACTTTGAAGAAGTACTGTTTCAAATCCCTCACACCTTGAATTGCCTGCAGCCTTTTGAGCCTTCCTTTGCTCCTAAGGCAGCAGGTCAGTTGGTAAGATACCACCAGGAGATGACAACTACGTTAATTCATTATTACCATAAGATAAGGGCATTGGTCTGGGAAAGAACTGATGTGCCCATTCTCTTTGGGAGATGAGACACCTCACAGCCAGGAGCATTTGCAGGCTGAAGGCTGCCAGAGCCTGTCATCACTTCGTGAGCAAACCATCACACACTTGGCTGAAATTAATCAGATCGGTACCAGCGTCCTCTGCGTTTCCACGATTCCTATTTGTAGTTTTCTGAGCATCACCGTATCAGCAGCCAGCAGCCTGTTGATCCTTCCTCGAAATGCTGGCATTGATTAGACGTTCTTCAAAAACCATCACGTCAGTAACAGTGACTGAGACAGGGCTTTGCTTTGCAATAAGCTTAAGCCAAGCTCCGTCTCACCTAAGGCTGCcccttgcagaggagctgctagCCTGAGCAGGTTGTGCTGACCCCAGCTGTGGACAGAGGACCAGCCTGGGGAAGCAGGTCCCCAGATCACTCTGATCCCCCTCAGAGAGGCTGCAATACAGCAGACTCCAGGTGCAGTCTCCGCCAAGGGAGAGCTGCTTGTGCTTAGCCTAACAGCGGGGTCCAGCTGAGCTCAGCTGAGTAGCTGGCCAGCCCATCCCCTAAGGAGTCTAGGGAGGATTACCTGGGGAAGCGAGGTTTTCTGCAAGAATTTGCTTTGTCTTTGTTGTAGGCTGGCAAATGCGCGTTTTTAATGTCTGGCTCCAGCTGGGATTGTTAAGACATGTCCAAGAGCTGCTGCAAGGTGCGCTGGAGCATGTTGGCCGAGCAGTGTCACCTGCAGAGCAGCGGGACTGTGCCAGTGGGTGAAACCTGCCTCCTCCATCATTTCCTTGCCTTCCCAGCATGGCAGCTTTCCCTCATGGAAGATTGTTGTACCTTCTGCCCCATGGGCCTTTGTGCTCTCCTGCTTAAAGACTGCTGCGTGACCTGGTGCCTGTcgtgcctgctgctgcctccgaGGACGGAGAGTGTTTTATGGGTTTTTCTCTGTTTTCGTTTTACAATGTAAAACTTAACATAAGAACTGCTGATTTTAGCTCTATATGGCTTCAGTTTGGTGCCTGGTACCATTTAAGGTTTTAGTAACTTGGGTAACCTGTGGTTTTTTGCTGCTAGATCTGAAGTTTAAATTGTGGCCCTTCAGAACACAGCTGAGAGCCATGGGGCACACGTGGGGCTCTGGTCTGTGATGCACATCTCCTGTTGCACCTGAATCTAAGCAAGCCACAGAAGTAGTTACAATAACCACCATATAGCAGCCTAAACAGAAATTTTTGGTGGTCTGTGAAGGGGTGGCGGTGAGCTATGGAGATGCCTTCTCCTTGCTTCTGCCTGGCATGCTTGTAGGAGTGAGTGACTGAGAGCTGCTTGGGGTGGGTTGTCTTGTCTTGCCTTGTTTTCAGATGATCAGTACTCACCTTAAATACCCTCTGCCATCATGGCTACCACATGGCAGCCTGAGGAGAAGTTGCAGATTGAAAGGCACCATGGAGAACAGGTTGCTGCCTGGCCCGCTGTCCTTTCCAGCCCAGAGTCAGGCTCTTACTACTTACTCTGAAGAACCTCTTATTCTGAACTACGGATTCATAATCCATTTTATTTACGTGTTTTATGCTCTAAAAAAAAGACGCCTCAGAGCTGCAGCCATCGTCGAGGTCCCCCGTGTCCCTCcagggagggcactgggaggtgcAGGTACACACCTGGGTGGGTTGTGCTGTTCAGGAGCCCCCAAAGAGCAGCATCCCAGGCGGGAGCAGCAAGCTTGATGCATGCAACGTGTGGCACACCTACCACAAGCGTACCCCTGGGGAGCCCCAGGTACGTGTGGAGGAGATCAGGGTCTCCGTGGCTTTGTCTGAGCCAGCGTGCGGTGCTGCGGGAGAGCTGCATGTGCCTGCTAACCTGAGTGAGCCTGCTGAGCAAGCCGTGGGGGTATGCGGGCCCAGCAGCTCATTCGTATGGGCTCCTGCAGCTCCGTCGGAGCCTATGGCTCTGCGAGCTGGCACACATGTCTGCCTGGAGAAACGGAGGCAGGGGATAAATGGTGTTTTTCAGTCCATTTCTCAGGCGTGCTGTAATTGCGTCTAGACAGGCAGTACTTGGATGGCTGCCTTGTACCTTGCGGGGGGGGCTGCTGTTCCCAGTGGGTTTTGCCAGCTCTCCTTCGTCTCCAAAGGGTCTTCACTCTCCTCCGCTCCAGTAGAGATGCTTCCTGGCTATTCTGTCTGCTGGCTCGTTTACCAATGGCATCCAGCATAGGGGACCTTAGGTATCCCATTCCTGCTGCCTGGTGGAGCAGAGTGAAGGTGAGCACAGACTGCAGGACCCCTTGCTGCGCCTGCACGTCTGCTCAGCCGCGCTGTTGGAGCAGGTTTCCTGACACCGGGAATTATTTACAGCCTGCAGCGGTCTCTGagctccctctttctctctgtggGAGAGGACCTTTCTGCATTCTCCAAAGGCTCTTCTAATGTGACTATCAGCATGTAAATGAAACCCTGCACAACGCCTGTGGCTCTTCAGCAGAGCACAGAGTCACGGCTAACCTCTCCTCTTCCAGCCAGTCATGGAGCCAGGGGAAAAGCACCAGCAAAGATGAAAATGGTGTAGAAAATGAAGGTTAGGAGGAggcatttcagttaaaaaatgagGGAGTGCAGATTTTTCTACTGTTAATAATGAGTGGGGGAGTTGTGAAGCACAGGTCCTGGGGGGCTCCTCAGCTGTCCCTTTGGCTTGCTGGGGAGGACAGTGCACCTTTGTGCAATCAATCAACTGGTTGCACCTTTGATTGCTTCTGTTCCTTGGCCTTTCCTGTGAGGCCACCTGTGTTCATACTGCCACAGTAAAACTGGGCATGGAGCTCAAGCAGTAGttgagggagggggagagagagatggttttattttggagctgagtttttgtaattgtGGGTGGGgtttgtggtgctttttttttttttcgcccaTAGCAGGTTATATAGCTCAAGAGGTTGCTGTTTGTTCTGTGATCTGATAGTTCAAATCTAAATTATTAAATAAAGGATGATATTTTTAGGCATAGAACTTTCCCCATCCCTCATAAGTGTGTGGATACCAAAATACTGCTTGGTCTTCTGCCACACATCCTGTTGCTCACCTCTATCCTGAATCGCCTTGGGGATCGCTGCTTGAAGAACAGGTTCGAATTCAAGTAAGATCAGACTGAACATAACACCTGAGAGATGCTAGGCCAGGGCTTGAAATGGACCTAGTCACCCTTTAAAAGatctttttccttgtttccacCTTTCTGGCAACTGTGTGCGTAAAGCAACTGAAACTGGTCTCTGGTGGTATGTGTTATGAAGCATCTTAATGAGAATTACTTGAGCAGCAATCTGTCCACAGGTTGATTCACTCGATTGATACCCCCAATATCCTGTGTGCTGAGTACCTTCGGTGCTGTCCTGCACCTTTGAGCAGATGGAGTAACACTTACAGCAGCCATTGATTTCTTTCCCAGGTGCaagtaaaatgcaaataataataaagaactCTTGTGGGTGTCCAGGCGGATGATAATTTTGTACCAGGAAGGTGTTAAGAGGGCTACAGGTGAGAAAAGGCTTATGGAAGGGCTACGTTCACCACAAAGGTACTAAAACTTCCAATTACATCTGTGTTTTATTGGACTAATGCAGTTACAATGCAGTATGGAGGGCACCTCCCCAAGCAAACAGCACATGCTGTCCACGAGCACCTCCTCCCAAACCCcagacaaacaaaagaaaaagctagaGCTCTGCTATGTGTTCCAGAGGCTGAGGACAATGGTTTTGGCTTTATATTAGGAAAGAGAGGAAGCCCTTCCCAGACGGAGGAGCTGTGGCATGGACACAGGCAGAGACAGCACACAGTTACACCCAAAGCTGTCAAACGAGCGCGGCTAACAGCACAGCTAAGCTTAGTCTTGGGAGTGAGAGCTGATCCAGTACAGCGAGGGGGGGAAAATGAAAGAAACGTGTTGAGGCTGTCCCAGGTCATGTTTGTTTATACAAGGAGACAAGCATTAGAGTGCTCTGACATGAGACCAGCTTACGTGGTAGGGCAGGGCTTTTCTGGTGTTTTCACCCAGGAACTAGTGGAGATGGCTTTGTAAAATACTGCTGGGAAAGGAGACTGTCGGCAGGGCTGTATTTGGCCAGCTCCTGGAAGCTGGGGTGTACGGACACCCTGTGTGCTGACAGGTATATCGGCGAGGGGAGCCACGGAGAGTCCTGGGTCTGATCCTGAGGCACACGTCCTTTCGTACTGGGAGGGATGTTACTGAAACAGCTCTCCCCCCAGCGTGGGCGGTCACAGGAGTTATCGCAGCAGTCAGATGGGACAAACCCTTCAACTAGCAGTGCTCCTGATGAGGAGAGGAGCGCAAACAGATTGGTTGCAAAAAGACTACGAACAAGTTTTGAGGCTGGGTGCATGCCACCTGCCCCAGCTGAAAAAACAGGTTTGAATCTATCGCAGGCATGACTGGAGCTATCCTAGGCCTTGTTCATTATTTAGTGGCCCCAGTAGGTGACTGGGTATGTGGTAGTTAAGTAGTGGCCAATCTATCGCTGGTCCTTGGGTTTGGAAGAGAGGGGACACTGTGATAAGTGTGGCACTTCTCATGTGATCTGACCTACCAGAGGGATGGTAGCCACCTCTCTACCTTGCAAGGAGCAATAAAATACAAGCTGGCAGCACAGGGGAAGGTTTCATTTGCAACTGGGGCGATTTTCTCAAGCACTGAGACTGACCCAGTTTTATGGGCAAACCTTTTGATGGAGACAACAGGGATGTTGTCGTTTCTCCATCGGCGCTCTGTTTCTAAGTTTCCTTGCCGAATTTTTGCTCTTGGCTCCCGATCAAAGGGATCGGGATCCTTATCAAAGAGGTCACGTTCCGCCCTCTTACTAGGACTGCTGCGCGTGAGCTGGGTGCCTTCTGCAGGCGGAGGCTCCAGCAGCGGGAGCGCAAACGCGTTCCCAGCACGTAGGTGGGGGAGATTGGGTCCATGTCCTCTTGGGTCCCGTGCGCTCTGCGAGCCTGGCAGCTCCCAGGGCCGGCACGCTGCGGCGGCTGATCTTCCACCGCACGCCGGGTCTGCCTCTCGGCACCGCTGTGCCCAACGCCGAGCGACTCGCCGGTTTGCTTCTGCTCCAAACCGCAGCCTGTGCAGCGCGGTGCCGGCCCGGCGGTCAGCAGCAGAGGATCTTGAGGAAGGCTTTGCGGAAATCAGTGTTGAAGGTTGTGTAGATGATGGGGTTGAGAGCGCTGTTCACGTAGCCAAGCCAGGTGCTGGCACTGTAAAGCCCTGGGGGCACGTGGCAGGACGGGCAGTGGGCATTGAGAATGTGAATCAAGAAGAAGGGCAGCCAGCAGACTATGAATGCCCCTGGGTttagagagagggagaaaacaatCCATGAATTTAAAGAAGCAACTGCTTGGAAAGGGGCCTGCAACTGTGCCCTTTCCCTCCATCTTCTGTTTCCATGCTCATGTCTGCATCTGGTAAACACTGAAGGTGACGTTTATTCCTGATATAGAGGGACTTGGCAAGAGCGGAGGCTCCTGGGGACCAGTTATGTGAATGGATGGATGGGGCTTCAGGAGTGGTCTGGTGACAGACAAAAGCAAGCAGCCACAACTTAGACTGCTGCCTTAGGTGCTTTAATCAGTTATGACGAGGGCTGCATTATTTCCCTGCTACTACTGAGTTAATGAGGGGAAGCAATGCATCTGGTGGCCGTGGCAGATGACTGGGGCACCAGTCTCCTGGCTTCTCTATCCAGCTCTATGAGCTGgttcctctgctgctccttccccttctGTAATTGGACCTAATTGCTGCTGCGTGTATGGAAACTTAGGATCATCCCagcttaataataataataataataataataataataataaaggaaaagggaaagcaaaggTGTTGGCTGTTGCTCCCGCTAGCAGGGCTTGTTGGCCACTAATTTAAAACAGGAGGGTAACAAATCATGGCAAATAAAACACTAACATACTTGGCTCTCAACATTTGAGAGCATTACCCTAGCTCCCTAAATGTCCCACCGTCGTCTCTTCAGAGTTTGCAGATCAGTGACAGCTGAAGTCTGGGTCCggcttgcatttttttaatctctatacTGTATTAGGAGACTCCTTGCTCTTGCAAGTCCCAAACCATCACCCCTTGCACCCCACTAGACAGAGTGGCTCTCACTCACCCAGGACAATAGCTAGCATCTGCGTAGCCTTCCTCTCCCGAAGCTGGATCAGCCGGGGCTGCTGCTGCGCTAGCTTCAAAGAGCTGACGGTTTTGCCATCACTGAGCCTCCGTACCTCCAGTCCTGGCTTCGtactctttctcctctcttccagccTGCTGTGTTGTGTAGTCCCTGGTGTCTTGGTGAGGGATGCCTCGTGGCAGAAGCTGCGGTACCGCTGCAGGCTGAAGACAGTCAGCAGCTTCCTTTTGGTAGACGTCTCCTGGCCTGAGCATTTGAGTGGGAGACAGGGGGAAAAGGTGCCTTGGCTTCTGTTTGGCAAAGCTTTTCTCTCCATGTGTTCCTGCAAAAGAGGATGCCACAGAGGAACTAGGAACCATCCAAACCATTAACTGGGCCAAAGGATGACGAGGAAAGTTGTAGGAGTCATCCTTAGCCCCACTTGCTTCTTAGGTTTGCACCATATCCTCTGGACTGACCTTGGCTTATCAGAGGGTGAACCAGCACCGAACAACTCTGCCTCCATCCCACCAAGAAGCATGAGAACAAGAAGAGCTGAAACACCTGCTCTGCTAACCTTTCGCTTGTATTTTTGTGTTGGCCCTGCTTCCCTCAACATCCCCACCCTTTTTAAGTGTATCTTCACTGTGAGGAAATGGGTAAAACAAGCGGATATGCGTGACCAGGCAAGCCCTTTCAAACCATTGCGCTAGTTCCCATGGTTGCAGGTATTTAGTCTAGAAAGGTCAGTGGAAAAAATGCTCCATGCACCATGAGCATTTTGACCTCTTAAGTCCGTCAGATgaagagggttggttttttttaaataatctagGTTAAAGCCTGTGAAGCCCTGAGAATGAAGCATCATAGAGCAAAAATCAATAAATGAAGACATTAAAATCAGAAGACAATATATGAAAAAATTAGCCAGACTTCTGCATGGCTGAGAAAGCCCTGCTCTGAAGAAATATAGAAGTAGGCCATGCTCTTTTCTAGTTGCCTGGTTCTAGAGGGCAGAGATACACAGGGAGCACCTGCTTTCTAGAGGGCTGAAAAGGATTTAACTGGAGCTTCTGCGTCTCATATATCATGGTGTATGAGTGAAGGATGGGATGAAAACATGCCATGTCCCTTCTTTATGCTTTCCGTTCTGTGCTTTGACCCTTTGAGGAGAAGAGATGATGCATGCCCTGTCCTTTTTGACAGCTCCTACTGCGTTCATGTGGATCTTACTTTGTGTGCATAACACGGTTTGGTGCTGGCGCTGTGGCTGCCCTGCCGGGTGAGGGTTCGcttcttttgtctttgtcttaGCACGAGGTAAATCCGGACATAGAGCAGCAGGGTCACCATGAAGGGGAGGTAGAAGGACACCAAAGAGGAGTAGATGATGAAACTAGGGTTGGATATGGAACAGACACTGGGATCccctggggaggagaagagag includes:
- the DRD3 gene encoding D(3) dopamine receptor, with translation MALFTRTSSHPNATDPVPCGANTTTEPDLPHSHAYYALCYCILILAIIFGNVLVCLAVLRERTLQTTTNYLVVSLAVADLLVATLVMPWVVYLEVTGGVWTFSRICCDIFVTMDVMMCTASILNLCAISIDRYTAVVKPVQYQYSTGQSSCRRVSLMIVIVWMLAFAVSCPLLFGFNTTGDPSVCSISNPSFIIYSSLVSFYLPFMVTLLLYVRIYLVLRQRQKKRTLTRQGSHSASTKPCYAHKEHMERKALPNRSQGTFSPCLPLKCSGQETSTKRKLLTVFSLQRYRSFCHEASLTKTPGTTQHSRLEERRKSTKPGLEVRRLSDGKTVSSLKLAQQQPRLIQLRERKATQMLAIVLGAFIVCWLPFFLIHILNAHCPSCHVPPGLYSASTWLGYVNSALNPIIYTTFNTDFRKAFLKILCC